The proteins below are encoded in one region of Shewanella putrefaciens:
- the ribB gene encoding 3,4-dihydroxy-2-butanone-4-phosphate synthase: MNQSLLAPFGTAIERVEAGLNALRQGQGVLVVDDEDRENEGDLIFAAESLTNAQMAMLIRECSGIVCLCLPDDKVKALELPPMVEINSSQYGTAFTVSIEAKVGVTTGVSAADRVTTIKTAIADNAKPSDLARPGHVYPLRAQPGGVLTRRGHTEGTIDLMQLAGLKPAGVLCEVTNPDGTMARLPEIIAFGALHNMPVLTIEDIVIYRKALLAKVG, translated from the coding sequence ATGAATCAGTCTTTACTTGCTCCTTTTGGTACTGCTATCGAACGCGTTGAAGCGGGTCTTAATGCCCTGCGCCAAGGCCAAGGTGTGTTGGTTGTCGATGACGAAGATAGAGAAAACGAAGGCGACTTAATTTTTGCCGCCGAGTCACTGACCAATGCCCAAATGGCCATGTTAATCCGCGAATGCAGCGGTATCGTGTGCCTGTGTTTACCCGATGATAAAGTCAAAGCCCTCGAACTGCCGCCTATGGTGGAAATCAACTCGAGCCAATACGGCACCGCCTTTACTGTGAGTATTGAAGCCAAAGTAGGCGTAACTACCGGCGTTTCAGCGGCCGACCGCGTCACCACCATTAAAACCGCCATTGCCGATAATGCAAAACCCAGCGATTTAGCCCGCCCAGGCCATGTGTACCCGCTACGTGCCCAGCCCGGTGGCGTGTTAACTCGCCGCGGTCATACCGAAGGTACTATCGATCTGATGCAACTGGCCGGACTCAAGCCTGCCGGAGTGTTATGTGAAGTCACTAATCCCGACGGCACTATGGCGCGTCTGCCAGAGATCATTGCCTTTGGCGCACTGCATAATATGCCTGTGCTGACGATCGAAGATATTGTTATTTATCGTAAAGCATTACTGGCGAAGGTAGGCTAA
- a CDS encoding Ig-like domain-containing protein, whose protein sequence is MSEQTTVSSHTIICSAADFSISSAATVTKNGSLYQLTDLSNATAADAMGTPVNLNDVLTEGTCYTFTSTDVGSIGAEYQGTIINAVGFTNVGSGACSGSGGGGGPTPPAEPEVTSAISTTSSDYVVSGTHQVDGTIISVIIDANLNNLIDIDEPPATGAVVVSAGSWATAPISISGNTRFLVVANDPISGLPSSVVIHEVSYNPTPTNTAPTITGTPVTSVNEDSPYSFTPTASDPDVGTTLTFSISNKPAWASFNTATGALTGTPANADVGSTTGIVISVSDGTASAALSAFSLTVVNVNDTPIITGNPVTSVNEDSPYSFTPTASDVDAGATLTFSITNKPAWASFNTSTGALTGTPGNEHVGTTAGIVISVSDGTASAALSAFSLTVVNTNDTPTITGNPVTSVNEDSPYSFTPTASDPDVGTTLTFSISNKPTWASFNTSTGALTGTPGNEHVGTTQGIVISVSDGTASTALSAFNLTVVNVNDAPTITGSPTITVNEGSTYSFNPTASDPDEGTTLTFSISNKPAWASFNTATGALIGTPGNEHVGTTQGIVISVSDGTASTALSAFNLTVVNVNVAPVIMSTASTSASQGENYSYTLSATDEDVGDSLSFSAPTKPAWLNFNAASGELSGTPMRADVGSHAVSLVVTDSGGLTATQSFSIEVVSTNEAPVATDSTATLDEDSPLSLTLTAQDPDQDELTFEIVTQPEHGTVTLQGALLVYTPKLDFNGTDSLEYRASDAEFSSNVATLSLTVNAVNDNPVVVDDNFSLQHTTTNQYQLNVLANDSDVDGDTLTIDGASTSVGTVTFVAGSLTVTTPDRYVGPVSLRYTTTDGNGGRASANVGLKVEGESASDLPVITVPADIEVNATALFTRVPIGTATAVDRNGRRLRVSLINGSLFFAPGEHIVYWQATDADGNTATKAQTIKVNPLVSVSKDQLVTEGSEVVVEVILNGSSPVYPVLVPYTVSGSADANDHTLVSGVAEISSGLSTSIRFTALDDGQNEGTEDIRITLDASVNRGSQRSSRIVVTEANIAPVVTLDVNQNNESRLTVSKDEGTVRVTATVSDANPQDQLSGVWDFGRLTNVTSDQTQLSFEAAEQGPGLYQVSYTATDNGSPNLSATTRAFIVVRLVLPTLGIEDTDGDLVPDDQEGFADSDGDGIPDYQDAINECNVMPTELLGQTKFVAEGEPGVCLRLGTVAAETDAGGLQIDQNSVETDDVAVNIGGIFDFIAYGLPEQGNSHSLVIPQRLPVPANAVYRKFNDVTGWVDFVSNERNSVSSTAGERGFCPPPGGTEWTEGLTEGHWCVQVTVEDGGPNDADGIANSAIVDPGGVAVELNGNNLPVAVADVASTNVDMAVTVNVLANDSDVDGDALTVNQAVSNFGTVVILDDQQLSYTPNADFIGTDTVIYSVADGKGGTASSELIVTVVSNSAPVAVNDVASTDDRTPILIAVLVNDADEEGDALAVTAASAVQGSVSIEPDQRLRYTPKVGFDGVDTINYSITDGEGGISSAAVTVTVRAYQDVVVDNKSSGGSMAGSMMMILAGAVMLRRRSVFGLAAVMLLSFSPLSQSADWYLQGSVGYSKADQQQSRLADELPSGTIIAIDDSDSSYGLTLGYQVHPYFGLEVGYLDLGEASSQIRAEVLTPEQYHEVVKAVSPVLVDGLTAAVRFTLWQNEQWSVAVPLGVLLWDSEIESRMNGDTLTTKSDGTDLYLGVQLNYELAEAWEVGLGYQQFNLKPNDVNSVMLSASYSF, encoded by the coding sequence GTGTCTGAACAAACGACAGTATCCAGCCATACCATCATCTGCAGTGCGGCAGATTTTTCAATTTCTTCAGCTGCGACAGTAACGAAAAACGGTAGCCTCTATCAGCTCACGGACTTGTCGAATGCGACGGCGGCCGATGCAATGGGTACTCCGGTCAACCTGAACGATGTTTTGACAGAGGGCACCTGCTATACATTTACCAGCACAGATGTTGGCAGTATAGGAGCTGAATATCAGGGTACCATCATTAATGCTGTGGGTTTTACCAATGTTGGCTCTGGCGCCTGTAGCGGCAGCGGTGGCGGTGGCGGACCCACCCCTCCAGCCGAACCAGAGGTCACCTCAGCCATCAGCACAACCAGCAGCGACTATGTAGTTTCTGGTACCCATCAGGTGGATGGCACTATTATTTCTGTGATTATTGATGCCAATTTAAACAACCTGATCGATATAGATGAACCACCTGCTACCGGTGCTGTTGTGGTCTCTGCAGGTAGCTGGGCGACAGCACCTATCAGCATTTCGGGTAATACCAGATTTTTAGTGGTGGCGAATGACCCAATCAGCGGTTTGCCATCTTCGGTTGTGATACATGAGGTCAGTTACAACCCGACTCCGACCAATACGGCACCGACCATCACTGGCACCCCAGTCACTTCGGTGAACGAAGACAGTCCTTACAGTTTTACCCCAACAGCCTCAGATCCGGATGTAGGGACTACGCTAACCTTCAGCATTAGCAATAAACCGGCCTGGGCCAGTTTTAATACGGCCACAGGAGCTTTGACAGGAACACCAGCCAACGCTGATGTAGGTAGCACGACTGGCATTGTGATTAGTGTGTCCGATGGTACCGCCAGTGCAGCTTTATCTGCATTTAGCCTGACAGTAGTGAATGTGAATGATACCCCGATCATCACTGGTAACCCAGTCACTTCGGTGAACGAAGACAGTCCTTACAGTTTTACCCCAACAGCCTCAGATGTGGATGCGGGCGCAACGCTCACCTTCAGCATTACCAATAAACCGGCCTGGGCCAGTTTTAATACCAGCACAGGAGCTTTAACAGGCACGCCTGGCAATGAGCATGTTGGCACCACTGCAGGTATTGTGATTAGTGTGTCCGATGGTACCGCCAGTGCAGCTTTATCTGCATTTAGCCTGACTGTAGTTAATACAAATGATACCCCGACCATCACTGGCAACCCAGTCACTTCGGTGAACGAAGACAGTCCTTACAGTTTTACCCCAACTGCCTCGGATCCGGATGTAGGGACTACGCTCACCTTCAGTATTAGCAATAAACCGACCTGGGCCAGTTTTAATACCAGCACAGGAGCTTTAACAGGCACGCCTGGCAATGAGCATGTAGGTACAACTCAGGGCATTGTGATTAGCGTGAGCGATGGCACCGCCAGTACAGCGTTATCAGCATTTAACCTGACGGTAGTGAATGTGAATGATGCCCCAACCATCACTGGCAGCCCGACAATTACAGTGAACGAAGGCAGTACGTACAGTTTTAACCCAACAGCATCGGATCCGGATGAAGGGACTACGCTAACTTTCAGCATTAGCAATAAACCAGCCTGGGCCAGTTTTAATACAGCCACAGGAGCACTGATAGGCACGCCGGGCAATGAGCATGTAGGTACAACCCAGGGCATTGTGATTAGCGTGAGCGATGGCACCGCCAGTACAGCGTTATCAGCATTTAACCTGACTGTAGTGAATGTGAATGTGGCACCTGTGATCATGTCCACCGCATCGACATCTGCATCTCAGGGAGAGAATTACAGTTACACCCTGAGTGCAACCGACGAAGATGTGGGCGATAGTCTGAGCTTTAGTGCGCCGACTAAACCGGCTTGGCTGAACTTTAATGCCGCAAGCGGAGAGTTAAGTGGTACACCGATGCGTGCGGATGTGGGTAGTCATGCTGTGAGTCTAGTGGTAACGGACAGTGGCGGACTGACAGCCACACAGAGTTTCAGCATTGAGGTAGTCAGCACCAACGAAGCGCCTGTGGCTACAGACAGTACCGCAACGCTGGACGAGGATTCGCCATTGAGTCTGACGTTAACGGCCCAGGATCCGGATCAGGACGAGCTGACCTTTGAGATTGTCACGCAGCCAGAGCATGGTACTGTCACCTTGCAGGGGGCGCTTTTGGTCTACACGCCAAAGCTGGACTTTAATGGCACTGACAGCCTTGAGTACAGGGCCAGCGATGCAGAGTTTAGTTCGAACGTGGCTACCCTCAGCCTGACGGTGAATGCAGTAAACGATAATCCTGTGGTGGTGGACGATAACTTCAGTTTGCAGCACACCACAACGAATCAATACCAGCTGAATGTACTCGCCAACGATTCGGATGTGGATGGCGATACGCTGACCATTGATGGCGCATCAACCAGTGTCGGCACAGTGACCTTTGTTGCAGGAAGTTTAACTGTGACGACACCGGACAGATATGTCGGCCCGGTTAGCCTGCGTTATACCACGACAGATGGCAACGGCGGTCGTGCCAGTGCCAATGTGGGGCTGAAAGTGGAAGGTGAGTCTGCTTCAGATTTGCCAGTGATTACGGTGCCTGCGGACATTGAAGTGAATGCAACGGCCTTGTTTACCAGAGTACCGATTGGCACGGCGACCGCAGTCGACCGCAATGGCCGTCGTCTGCGGGTGTCGTTAATTAACGGCAGTCTGTTCTTCGCACCAGGCGAGCACATTGTGTACTGGCAAGCGACGGATGCCGATGGCAATACGGCAACCAAAGCACAAACGATCAAAGTGAACCCACTGGTTTCAGTCAGTAAAGACCAGCTTGTCACGGAAGGTAGCGAGGTGGTGGTTGAGGTGATACTCAATGGCTCCTCTCCTGTCTATCCGGTGTTAGTACCTTACACTGTCAGTGGCAGTGCAGATGCAAATGACCATACGCTGGTGTCAGGTGTGGCTGAAATCAGCTCGGGGCTTAGTACCAGTATCCGCTTTACTGCGCTGGACGATGGACAGAATGAAGGCACAGAGGACATTCGCATTACGCTGGATGCCAGTGTGAATCGGGGTAGTCAGCGCAGCAGTCGTATTGTGGTGACTGAAGCGAACATTGCGCCTGTGGTGACGTTGGACGTCAATCAGAACAACGAGAGTCGCCTGACGGTGAGCAAAGATGAAGGCACTGTCCGGGTGACGGCCACGGTATCGGATGCCAATCCGCAAGATCAACTGAGTGGCGTGTGGGACTTTGGTCGCCTGACCAATGTTACCTCAGACCAGACTCAGCTGAGTTTTGAAGCGGCAGAGCAGGGACCAGGCTTGTATCAGGTCAGCTATACAGCAACAGACAATGGCAGTCCGAATTTATCGGCTACAACCCGGGCCTTTATTGTGGTGCGGCTTGTGTTGCCAACGTTAGGCATTGAAGATACAGACGGTGACTTAGTGCCGGATGATCAGGAAGGTTTTGCGGACTCTGACGGTGATGGTATTCCGGATTATCAGGATGCAATCAACGAATGTAACGTGATGCCCACTGAGCTGTTAGGGCAAACCAAATTTGTGGCGGAAGGTGAACCTGGTGTGTGCTTACGTCTGGGAACCGTAGCGGCAGAAACGGATGCCGGTGGTTTGCAAATCGACCAGAATTCGGTTGAAACGGATGATGTGGCGGTGAATATAGGCGGTATCTTTGACTTTATTGCGTATGGTTTACCTGAGCAGGGCAACAGCCACAGCCTAGTCATTCCGCAACGTTTACCTGTGCCAGCCAATGCGGTGTACCGCAAGTTTAATGATGTCACGGGCTGGGTGGATTTTGTCAGTAATGAGCGTAACTCAGTGTCCAGTACAGCGGGTGAACGTGGTTTCTGTCCACCGCCCGGTGGCACAGAATGGACTGAAGGGTTAACGGAAGGCCATTGGTGTGTGCAGGTGACGGTGGAAGATGGTGGTCCAAACGATGCCGATGGTATCGCCAACAGCGCCATTGTGGACCCGGGTGGTGTTGCAGTGGAACTGAATGGAAATAACCTGCCTGTTGCTGTTGCGGATGTCGCCTCAACAAATGTGGATATGGCAGTGACTGTGAATGTGCTGGCCAATGACAGCGATGTGGATGGTGATGCCTTAACTGTTAATCAGGCAGTTAGTAACTTCGGTACAGTGGTTATTTTGGATGATCAGCAACTGAGTTATACCCCCAATGCAGATTTTATTGGCACGGATACTGTGATTTACAGTGTCGCAGATGGTAAAGGCGGTACGGCGAGTAGTGAACTTATCGTCACCGTGGTCAGCAACAGTGCGCCTGTGGCTGTGAATGATGTGGCGTCTACTGATGACAGAACGCCAATACTGATTGCCGTATTGGTCAATGATGCCGACGAAGAAGGGGATGCGCTGGCGGTGACTGCAGCCAGTGCGGTGCAGGGCAGCGTCAGTATTGAGCCAGACCAGCGCTTACGTTATACACCAAAAGTGGGCTTTGATGGTGTGGATACCATTAACTACAGCATTACAGATGGCGAGGGTGGAATTTCATCTGCGGCGGTGACGGTGACAGTGCGTGCTTATCAGGATGTCGTGGTGGATAACAAATCAAGTGGGGGCAGTATGGCAGGATCGATGATGATGATACTAGCGGGTGCTGTGATGCTTCGTCGTCGTTCTGTCTTCGGTTTAGCTGCAGTGATGCTGCTATCTTTTAGCCCGTTGAGTCAAAGCGCGGACTGGTATCTGCAAGGAAGTGTGGGTTATAGCAAAGCGGACCAGCAACAAAGCCGCCTTGCGGATGAATTACCTAGTGGCACCATCATCGCCATCGATGACAGTGACAGCTCTTATGGTTTGACGCTGGGTTATCAGGTACACCCTTACTTTGGATTGGAAGTGGGCTATCTGGATTTAGGCGAAGCCAGCAGTCAAATCAGGGCAGAAGTCCTGACCCCGGAGCAGTACCATGAAGTCGTCAAAGCCGTCAGCCCTGTGTTGGTGGATGGTCTTACTGCGGCAGTGCGTTTTACCTTATGGCAAAACGAGCAGTGGAGTGTGGCTGTGCCACTGGGGGTGCTGCTGTGGGACTCTGAAATAGAAAGCAGGATGAATGGCGACACGCTCACCACAAAAAGCGATGGCACAGATTTGTACCTTGGCGTGCAACTGAACTACGAGCTGGCAGAGGCATGGGAGGTGGGGCTGGGTTACCAGCAATTCAACCTGAAACCCAATGACGTAAACAGCGTTATGCTGAGTGCAAGCTATAGCTTTTAA
- a CDS encoding S9 family peptidase, with the protein MRSLLLTLGITMLLSGCSAQKGQVPAPVAEKIPHVMTLHGVTRTDDYYWMRDDKRQDPKVLAHLNAENRYTEAYFKPLKPLQDGLFKELTERLVADESSVPYQWHQHSYYHRYQEGSEYPLISRKGADGVEQVMLDVNERAKGHEFYGLGGASVSPDETMLAFGEDLLSRRVYQIYFKDLASGDMITDVLENTEGRVVWANDNRHVFYIAKDLQTLLGYQVYRHELGTPQSRDVLVYEEQDDSFYIALGKTLDESQIVLFHENTTTSEVSVLDANDALSLFKPVLPREEGHEYSISKLGDSYYILTNWQATNFRLMKVAVKDAADKSKWQEVVAHNPNARIEDKLVLKDHLIIQTRENGLSRIKVMPLNGQKPFELSFDEPAYVLGLDVNSQQDSDKLRIFYSSLTTPEAVYEYHLNNPDRRDLLKQDQVLGGFDASAYKAERLFITARDGAKVPVSLVYRKDKFNKDGTNPLYQYGYGSYGYTVEPDFSSSVISLLDRGFVYAIAHVRGSEMLGRPWYDAGKLLNKNNTFNDFIDVTMALTEQGYGDKNKVVAAGGSAGGLLMGAIANMAPEKYFAIAAHVPFVDVVTTMLDESIPLTTNEYDEWGNPNEKTYFDYMLGYSPYDNVADHEYPHLLVTTGLHDSQVQYFEPAKWVAKLREVQNKWYKLDDKVLLFDVDMDAGHGGKSGRYRQYQDTAQEYAFFLSLLGITK; encoded by the coding sequence ATGCGCTCTCTGTTGTTAACTTTAGGAATCACCATGCTGTTATCCGGTTGTTCGGCTCAAAAAGGGCAAGTTCCCGCCCCGGTTGCGGAAAAAATTCCCCATGTGATGACCTTGCATGGCGTGACCCGTACCGACGATTATTATTGGATGCGTGACGATAAGCGCCAAGATCCCAAAGTGTTAGCGCACCTTAACGCCGAAAATCGCTACACTGAGGCCTATTTTAAACCGCTCAAACCACTGCAGGATGGACTGTTTAAAGAGCTGACCGAGCGTTTGGTCGCCGATGAATCCAGCGTGCCATACCAATGGCATCAGCACAGTTATTACCACAGATATCAAGAGGGTAGCGAATATCCACTGATCAGCCGTAAGGGCGCCGATGGGGTTGAGCAAGTCATGCTCGATGTGAACGAGCGCGCTAAGGGCCATGAGTTTTATGGTTTAGGCGGCGCCAGTGTCAGCCCGGATGAAACTATGTTGGCCTTTGGTGAGGATCTGTTAAGTCGCCGGGTGTATCAGATCTATTTTAAAGACTTAGCCTCTGGCGACATGATCACCGATGTGCTTGAAAACACTGAGGGCCGAGTGGTTTGGGCTAACGATAATCGCCATGTGTTTTATATCGCCAAAGATCTGCAAACGCTGCTGGGCTATCAAGTGTACCGCCACGAGTTAGGCACGCCACAGTCCCGTGATGTGCTGGTATATGAGGAGCAGGACGACTCGTTTTATATTGCCCTTGGCAAAACCTTAGATGAATCGCAAATTGTGCTATTCCACGAGAACACCACCACCAGTGAAGTGTCAGTGCTCGATGCCAATGATGCGTTAAGTCTGTTTAAACCCGTATTACCACGGGAAGAAGGCCACGAATACAGCATCTCTAAACTGGGCGACAGCTATTACATTTTGACCAACTGGCAGGCGACTAACTTCCGTTTGATGAAAGTGGCGGTAAAAGATGCCGCCGATAAATCCAAATGGCAGGAAGTGGTTGCCCATAATCCCAATGCGCGGATTGAAGACAAATTAGTGCTTAAGGATCATTTGATCATTCAGACCCGTGAAAATGGGCTAAGTCGGATTAAAGTGATGCCGCTCAATGGCCAAAAGCCCTTTGAGCTGAGTTTTGACGAACCCGCCTATGTGCTCGGTTTAGATGTTAATTCCCAGCAAGATAGTGACAAGTTACGCATTTTTTACTCTAGCCTCACCACGCCAGAGGCTGTGTACGAGTACCATTTAAATAATCCCGATAGACGGGATTTGCTCAAACAGGATCAAGTGTTAGGCGGCTTCGATGCTAGTGCGTACAAAGCAGAACGCTTATTTATCACCGCCCGCGATGGTGCCAAGGTGCCCGTGTCTCTCGTTTATCGTAAGGATAAATTTAACAAAGATGGCACGAATCCACTGTATCAATATGGTTATGGATCATATGGTTACACGGTAGAGCCCGACTTTTCTTCATCTGTGATTAGCCTGCTCGACCGCGGCTTTGTTTATGCCATCGCCCATGTGCGCGGCAGCGAAATGTTAGGCCGCCCTTGGTACGATGCGGGTAAGTTATTAAATAAAAACAATACCTTTAATGACTTTATCGATGTCACCATGGCGTTAACCGAGCAAGGTTATGGTGATAAAAATAAAGTGGTCGCCGCGGGCGGCAGTGCGGGTGGCCTATTAATGGGCGCGATTGCCAATATGGCACCGGAGAAGTATTTTGCCATCGCGGCCCATGTGCCCTTTGTGGATGTAGTAACGACTATGCTCGATGAGTCGATTCCGCTCACCACCAATGAGTACGACGAGTGGGGTAATCCCAACGAGAAGACCTATTTCGACTATATGCTCGGCTACTCGCCCTACGACAATGTCGCCGACCATGAGTATCCTCATCTGTTAGTGACCACAGGTCTACATGATTCGCAGGTGCAGTATTTCGAACCCGCTAAATGGGTGGCGAAACTGCGCGAAGTGCAGAATAAGTGGTACAAGCTGGACGATAAGGTGTTGTTATTTGACGTCGATATGGATGCCGGCCACGGTGGTAAGAGCGGCCGTTATCGCCAGTACCAAGACACGGCGCAGGAATATGCCTTCTTCTTAAGTCTGCTCGGCATAACTAAGTAG
- a CDS encoding GIY-YIG nuclease family protein, with translation MTNLVIETANPHHLASPKQGASQAQTSNKPEAVPIEQALDSEQAVTSGQAFPLDQAVTADIVQASVWYLYLIRCANGHLYTGITTDVTRRFNEHQSSSPKAAKYLRGKGPLTLMYQEQVGTRSDALKREIAVKKLSRSQKLALIESWRETA, from the coding sequence GTGACCAATTTAGTCATTGAGACTGCAAATCCACATCACTTAGCTAGCCCCAAACAAGGGGCTAGCCAAGCTCAGACTTCCAATAAGCCCGAAGCGGTACCCATTGAGCAAGCACTAGATTCAGAACAAGCGGTTACTTCTGGCCAAGCGTTTCCTTTAGACCAAGCAGTGACTGCAGATATAGTGCAAGCATCGGTGTGGTATCTATACCTTATCCGCTGCGCCAATGGTCACTTGTATACTGGCATTACTACAGATGTGACGCGGCGGTTTAACGAGCATCAATCAAGCAGCCCCAAAGCAGCAAAGTACCTGCGCGGCAAAGGGCCATTAACCCTGATGTATCAAGAACAAGTCGGCACCCGCAGCGATGCCCTAAAGCGTGAAATCGCAGTTAAAAAGCTAAGTCGCTCTCAGAAATTGGCGTTGATTGAAAGTTGGCGTGAAACAGCTTAA